A portion of the Streptomyces sp. NBC_01335 genome contains these proteins:
- a CDS encoding RDD family protein translates to MSNDAPTPGQPPEDDDPFLKKPQDPPPSSGSPYDGAPPPPPPPPPPPYDPGPYGGGPYGGADPLAGMPPLGAQGTRILARLIDFLIISIPLYLISLPFGGAVDITSDNGDSDVGDAVTNTYSGHQLIWSLIALVCYVGYDTYFTHKDGRTPGKRLLKLRVAMLSDGSVPSTNASLMRAVVLWLPALLCCPCLWWLINIVLMFTDKPYRQGLQDKAAKTVVVSVR, encoded by the coding sequence ATGAGCAACGACGCGCCGACGCCCGGCCAGCCGCCCGAGGACGACGATCCGTTCCTCAAGAAGCCGCAGGACCCCCCGCCGTCGTCGGGCTCGCCGTACGACGGCGCGCCGCCGCCACCTCCGCCCCCGCCTCCGCCGCCCTACGACCCGGGGCCGTACGGCGGCGGCCCGTACGGTGGCGCCGACCCGCTCGCGGGGATGCCACCGCTCGGCGCGCAGGGGACGCGCATCCTGGCGCGGCTGATCGACTTCCTGATCATCTCGATCCCGCTCTATCTGATCTCGCTGCCCTTCGGCGGCGCCGTCGACATCACCTCCGACAACGGCGACAGCGACGTGGGCGACGCCGTCACCAACACCTACAGCGGGCACCAGCTGATCTGGTCGCTGATCGCGCTGGTCTGCTACGTCGGGTACGACACCTACTTCACGCACAAGGACGGCCGCACGCCGGGCAAGAGGCTGCTGAAGCTGCGCGTCGCGATGCTGAGCGACGGCAGCGTGCCCTCCACCAACGCCTCGCTGATGCGCGCGGTCGTGCTCTGGCTCCCCGCGCTCCTGTGCTGCCCGTGCCTGTGGTGGCTCATCAACATCGTGCTGATGTTCACCGACAAGCCGTACCGGCAGGGCCTGCAGGACAAGGCGGCCAAGACGGTCGTGGTCAGTGTCCGCTGA